The genomic segment TTAATACATTTAAAAAAATCGCATTAGTCGCAAGTGTTGCAGCCATATCAGCTTGTGGTTTTCACTTTCAAACAGGTCAACTTATTCCGAAAGAACTACAAACCATTAGTTTTGAAAGTGCTGACAAATATGATCCTATGTCAATGGCGATGCGCAAACAACTTCAAATGAACAATGTCAATGTGGTTGATCCACGCTCAGATGTGCCTGTATTACGTATTCATAAAGTTAGTACTAGTGATGAAGTGGTTTCCGTATTTAAACAAGGACGCGAAGCAGAAAAAGTGTTAATAATGAACGTAAATGCAAGCGTTCGTTTACCAAAACAAGATGCCCACGAAATCTCAGTTAAAGTTAACCGCACTTTCTTTGATAACTCACGTGCTGCTTTGGCAAAATCAGCAGAACGTGATGTGATTTGGAACGATATGCGCGAACAAGCGGCGCGTCAAATTATTGCGAAGATGGTTGCGTTACAACATCAAATAAAAACGACAAAGTAAATTATAGAATATTTATTAATGAACCGTATTTTTCCTGAACAGCTTAATCACTCGTTAGGTCAACGCCTAGCGAGTCTTTATTATTTAACGGGGCAAGATCCCTTGCTGTTAGCTGAAACGCGTGATCTCATTATCAAACATGCGACAGAACAGGGTTTTGATGAAAAAATTGATGTTCAAGTCGATCAATCTACAGACTGGGATGACTTATTCGAACGCTGTCAATCTATGGGGTTATTTTTCAATAAGCAAGTCATTAGTCTGACTTTATCTGAAAATCTCACTGCTGCCTTACAGACCAAATTATTCGAGCTAATCAACTTAGCGCATGAAGATATCCTATTGATTTTACAGCTCCCCAAATTTGCTAAAACCAATGAAAAGCAAGAATGGGTCAAAAAATCACTGGAAATTGAACCGCACTTAACTATCATAAATTGCCAAACACCAACGATAGAACAACTCCCACGTTGGGTAAGTCATCGAGTCAAAATAATGGGCTTAACCATTGAACAAGAAGCTGTTCAATTACTTTGTTATAGCTATGAAAATAATTTACTTGCCTTAAAACAAAATCTAGAATTGTTGGCACTACTCTATCCAGACCACAAGCTGAGTTTTACACGCGTAAAATCCGTTGTTGAACAATCATCCATCTTTACGCCATTCCAGTGGATTGACGCCATTTTAGAAGGAAAAGAAGGTCGCGCTCGTCGAATTCTCGAAGGCTTAAAGGCGGAAGATATCCAACCCGTCATTTTATTACGTACTTTACAACGAGAACTCATGGTGTTACTGGAGCTATCAAAACCACAGCAACGCTTAACGAGTATTGATCAACCCTTACTAACACATCAATTAAAAGAAAATTTTGATCGTCTAAAAATATGGCAAACTCGCCGTCATGTTTATACGATGATATTTCAACGTTT from the [Actinobacillus] rossii genome contains:
- the lptE gene encoding rare lipoprotein B encodes the protein MFNTFKKIALVASVAAISACGFHFQTGQLIPKELQTISFESADKYDPMSMAMRKQLQMNNVNVVDPRSDVPVLRIHKVSTSDEVVSVFKQGREAEKVLIMNVNASVRLPKQDAHEISVKVNRTFFDNSRAALAKSAERDVIWNDMREQAARQIIAKMVALQHQIKTTK
- the holA gene encoding DNA polymerase III subunit delta produces the protein MNRIFPEQLNHSLGQRLASLYYLTGQDPLLLAETRDLIIKHATEQGFDEKIDVQVDQSTDWDDLFERCQSMGLFFNKQVISLTLSENLTAALQTKLFELINLAHEDILLILQLPKFAKTNEKQEWVKKSLEIEPHLTIINCQTPTIEQLPRWVSHRVKIMGLTIEQEAVQLLCYSYENNLLALKQNLELLALLYPDHKLSFTRVKSVVEQSSIFTPFQWIDAILEGKEGRARRILEGLKAEDIQPVILLRTLQRELMVLLELSKPQQRLTSIDQPLLTHQLKENFDRLKIWQTRRHVYTMIFQRLTYRKLYEIIQQLAELERIAKLDFSNDIWDTLADISVKIAIGK